CGAGGCGGGGAGGAGAAAACGAGCAAGGCGCCTCATGACCGATCTCCCAGCAAGGTGGCGAGGACCGCCACGCCGTAGGTCAGGAAGCTCCCGTACTGCGCGGTCCGGCCGATGTCCATCTTGATTTGCTCCATCCGGGTGATCTCGCTCCGCAGGAGCGTCTTCTCGGGGAACTGCTCCGCGACCGAAAGCCTCAGATCCGCGGCGCGGGCCGCTTGCATCGCCGCGCCCGAGGCGTCCCGGACCTTCACGAGATCCCTCAGCACGATCCGATCCTCGGTGACGTCCTTGACCTTCGCGCTCCAGATGATTCCCGGCTCCCGCAGCTCGACCTTCCTGCCGGGAGCGATCCTCCCCTCGATCTGCTCCCCGCCACGAAACGCGAGCATGACGGTCTGCGTCGCCTCGAACGCCGTGTCCTGGGCCGGGATCCGCTTGGCGCAGCCGGCAGCGGCCAGGCAGCCGACCATGGCCACGAGCCATGACAATCTTCTCATGTCGCCTCTCCGAGTTCTTTCGTCTGATGGGATCCGGGGTACTGGAAGAGAGCAAAGACCTTGCGCAACCCCACGTCCACGCCTCCTGCCCAACGCCCCGGCCTCACCCCCCGGCGGGATCGGTTTACCGGTGCTCCAAGGCTCGGACTCTACGGGATCCCCCGGGGAGCGTCAAGGGGCCGCCCCGGCATCGCCTTGGCGCCTCGGGCCGATGCGCCGGCGCCCCGGGAGGCTCGGGAAGCCGGCGCGGCGAGCGAACGGACCGAGCGCGCGCGGTCCTGGGAAGCCTCGCGCGCAACCGATCAGAGAATCGGCAGGTAGCGTCCGATCTCGTACCCGGTCACCTGGATTCGGTACTGGTCCCACTCGAGCTTCTTGTTCTCGATAAACTTCGTGAAGACGTGCTCGCCCAGGGCTTCGCGCATCAGATCGCTCTGCTCCGCGGCCTCGACCGCGGCGTTGAGGGAATCGGGCAGGGTCTCGATCCCGCGCGCCGCCTTCTCCGCCGAAGACATCATGAAGATGTCCTCCTCCACCGGAGAGGGAAGGGCGTATCCCTCCTCGATCCCCTTGAGTCCGGCGGCCAGCATGACGGCGAAAACCAGATACGGGTTGCAGGCCGGATCGGGGCAGCGATACTCGATCCTCGTCGCCTTCTCCTTGCCGGGCTTGTACATCGGCACCCGGACCAGAGCCGAGCGGTTCCTGTTCCCCCATGCGACATAGGCGGGCGCCTCGTATCCGGGGACGAGCCTCTTGTACGAGTTGACCCACTGGTTGGTGACGACGCAGATCTCCTTCGCGTGCTTCATCAACCCCGCCATGTAGCTCCTCCCCAGCCTGGATAGGTGGTGGGGATCCTGCGCGTCGAAGAAGACGTTCTGTCCCCCCTTGAAGAGGGACTGGTGGACATGCATCCCGCTGCCGTTCTGGCCGAAGAGCGGCTTGGGCATGAAAGTCGCGTAGACTCCCCCCCGCCGCGCGGCCAGCTTGACGATGTACCTGTAGGTCACCGTGGCGTCGGCCATGCGGCCGGCCTCGGTGTACTTGAGATCGATCTCGTGCTGGCTCGGGGCCACCTCGTGATGGCCGGCCTCGACATCGATGCCCATCGACTGGAGGGCCTCGATCGTGTGGTGGCGAAGCTCGGTTCCGAGGTCGTCGGGGATGAGATCGAAGTAGCCCGCGCTATCGACGGCGTCGGCCAGCTCCGGGCTCTTGAGGTAGAAGTACTCGAGCTCGGGGCCGACATTGAAGTCGAATCCGAGATCCTTCGCCCGGGCCAGGTTCCTCCGCAGGACGTGCCGCGGGTCGCCCGCGTACGGCGTGCGATCCGGGTTCATGATGTCGCAGATCATCCGGGCGCTCAGGTGGCCATCGACGCGCCAGGGGAGAGGCTGGAAGGTGCGAAGATCAGGGACGGCGATCAGGTCGGACTCGTAGATGCGGGCGAATCCCTCGACCGAAGAGCCGTCGAATCCCAATCCCTCCTCCAGGATCTCCTCGAGCTGCGAAGGGGTGATCCCGATGGACTTCAACATCCCCTGAATGTCCACGAACCAGAGGTTGATGATCTTGACGTCGTGCTCGGTGACGTAGCGGAGCAGGTCCTGCTTCCTTTCGATCGGCGGGTTCATATCGAATAGTCCCTCTCGAGTTTGAGGTTGAGTTCCTCCAGCTGCTCGCGGCTCAGGCAGCGCGGCTCGCCGATCAGGCCCGCGGCGACGACGGCGCGCGCAACGAGCTCAAGCCGTTCCATGCGACGGCATGCGGACTCGAGGTCGGCGCCGAAGACGACGGCGCCGTGATGGGCCAGGAGGAGGGCCTGATGCCCCGCGAGGAAGGGGCGCACGGCCTCGGCGACCTCCTCCGTTCCCGGCGCGGAGAACGGGACCACGGGGACCGGCCCCAAGGCGAGGGCCGCCTCCGCGAGGCAGTCCTGGCTCAGCCGCACGCGAGCGATCGCGAATCCGGTCGCGCACGGGGGGTGGGCATGGACGATCGCCCCTACGTCCGGACGGCGCGCATAGACCTCGAGGTGCAGGCCCAATTCCGTGGAGGGGAGCGCCTCTCCATCGATCCCCTCCCCGCGCGCGTCGATCCTCACCAGGTCCCTGCGCCGCAGCCTGTCTTTCCGAACCCCCCGCGCCGTGATCAGGATGGATCCGTCCGGGCAGCGGACGCTCAAGTTGCCATCGTCCGCGACCAGGATTCCGCGCGCCCCGAGCAGCCTTCCCACCCGGCGCATCTCGTCGGCGAGACGGCGGATCGCGGGATCAGCGAACATCACGGCCCCGAAGTCGCGGAAGAGTTCTCCACGCGGCCGGCAGACGCTCTGCGACCTCCGCCGGCGCCACGACCCGCTCGCCCCCCTCCGACGCAAGCAGGTCGGCCGCCAGGCCATGAAGATGGACGCCGCACATCGCCGCCGAGAGGGGCTCGAGCCGCTGCGCGAGGAGCGTGCCGATGATTCCGGACAGGACGTCGCCCGATCCGCCCGTCGCGAGCCCGGGGTTGCCGGTCGTGTTGACGAGCGCAGGGCCCCTCGGTCCGGCGATCACAGTGGGCGCCCCCTTCAGGACGAGGACGACGCCGTGCCGCGAAGCGAACGATCGGGCGGTCCCGATCGGGTCGGCGAGAATCTCCCGGATCGAGGTCGCGGTGAGACGGGCCATCTCCCCGGGATGGGGCGTCAGCACGCGCGCAGGAAGCCCGGCGCGCGAAGCCGGCAATGGCCCCGCGGCCAGAGCGTTCAGCCCATCCGCGTCGACGAGAAGAGGGCCCTCCCACGAAGCGTAGAGATCGCGGACCAGGCGGTCGGTCCCCCGGTTCCGTCCAAGGCCCGGCCCCAGGACGAGCGCGTCCCACTCGGAAGCCAGGGACCGTAGGAAGCGGACCCCTTTCGGGCTCAGCGTCCTCGCCTCGGTCTCTTCCATGGGAAAGGTCATCGGCTCCGTCAGCTTCGCCTCGAGGATCGGATTCAGGCTCCGCGGCGTCGCGACGCGGACCAGGCCGGCTCCCGCCCGGAGCGCGGCAAGCGCGGCAAGCGCGGGAGCGCCCGTGAGACCCGGCGAACCGCCGGCGATGACGAGCCTGCCACGGACGCCCTTGTGCGCGTCGCCCGGGAAGAACGGGATCGATGCGGCGACCTCCGAGGGAGCGATCAGCTCCGCGGCCGGAGCCACCTCCTCCATGACCTCGCTCGGGATCCCGATGTCCACCGCCACCCATTCTCCGACCTGCCCGCGGGCGGGCCAGAAGACGAAGGAGCGCTTGGGGAAGCCCATCGTGACGGTCAACCGCGCGTGGATCGCTTCTCCCTCGATCGCCCCGGTGTCCGCGGAAAGACCCGATGGGATGTCGACCGCCACGATCGTCGCCCTCGATCGGTTCATCTCCCGGATGAGCCGGGCAAGCTCGGGCTCCAGCCTCCCCCTGAATCCGGTCCCGAGGATCGCGTCGATCAGGAGGTCCTCGGATGTCAGATCGCCGAAGCCGGGCGGAGGATCTCCGCCGATCGGCTCGAGCGGGATCCCGCGCGCGATCAACGGATCGATCTGGAGCCGGGCGTCCGCGCCGGCCTTCTCAGGCGGGCCCAGGACGAAGACCCTCGGATTGTAGCCGGCATCGTGGAGCAGTCTCGCGAGGACGAGCCCGTCGCCGCCGTTGTTCCCCCGGCCGCAGACGATCCAGATCCGCCTCCGATTCAGCCGGTCGAACCTCCGGCGGATCTCTCTGTAGATCCCCTCGCCCGCGCGCTCCATCAGCGTGGGACCGGGAACCCCATGCGTCTCGATCGTGCGGCGATCGCACTCGCGCATCTCGGCCGCGCAGAGGAGGTACATCACTCCGACCCTGAGGCGCTTCCCGGCCGATTGCCGTTCAGCCGGTCGACGATCCCCACGAGCTGCTGGATGTCGTCGATCTCGTGGTCCGCCCCCGACTCGACGACGCCCTTGGTGTCGCCGTAGCGCGCGAAGACGGTCTTGATCCCCAACCTCGCCGCCCCCACCATGTCGCGCTCCGGCCAATCGCCGACCATGAGAACCTCATGGGGGCGCATTTCGAGCAACTCGAGGGCCTTCTGAAAGCCCGCCGGGCTCGGCTTCCTCAGCCCCGTGTCGTCGAAGGTGATCACGAACTCGAAGAGATGGTGGAGGGCGAGGTGATGGAGCCTGAGCCAGGCCTGCAGGGCCGGCGCGTCGGAAATCACCGCGAGCCTGAGGCTCCGGCGGAGCAGCTCGGTCAAGGTCCGGCGGACATGGGGATAGAGGACGAGGTAGGAGTCGCGGACGCGGCGGTAGCCCACGATCGCCGCGGCCAGGATGCTCGGAGAGCAGGCCCCCGTCGTCTCCTTCAGGAATCCGTCGAAGACGTTCTGGTACTCGATCCCCTCGCGGTCGTAGATGGCGAGGATCCGCTCGCGGGCCTGCTCCCGGGTCATCGGGAGACCCATGTCGATCATCCCCTCGATCGCCGCCTCGACCGAGGCCTCCTTCATCTTCATGAAGTCGGTCAGCGTGTTGTCGAGATCGAAGAGGATCGCCCGGATCATCGCGGCTGGGGTTCCCTTCCGGGCCCGTCAGGGATCCCTACTTGGTGGAGTGGCTGATCGATCGCCCGTAGCTGATTTCCCCATTGTCGATGCGGATGTTGAACCCGCAGTCGGGATTGGAGCAGACCCAAGCCTTGAAGTTGATCGGCGCCCCCTCGCGACCATAGTCGGAGAGAGGGATGAGCACTCCGGTCTTGCACTTCATGCAAATCGGAAACCCCGCGTCGAGATCTCCACCACCCTTCACCACACTGGTCATCCCCACCTCACCCTCTGCCCGTCCCGGGCCCCCACGATCCGCGCCGCGATCCGTCTCGCGGAGGAGGACGGACCGCCCTGCTCGGTGGTCTCTCAGAGTTTCTCAGATTCGCCGGATCCCCAGCCAATGTCAAGAGTAAGCACGAGGGGCGCGGAGCCCCGCCTGGAGCGTCCGGGGACCCCGACGGATTCCTGAAGCCCCGCGCCGCGAAGGCGAACCTGGCGGAGCGGAGGGATCCGTCGGGGGCCGTGCTCCTCGCCGCCCGCACGCGCGCATCTTGGATCCCGCGAGTGCGCCTAGGTCTTGCGCTCCTGCTTCTTCGCGGCCGGAAAGAGGATGTTGTTCAGAATCAGGCGGTACCCGGGAGAGCCGGGGTGGAGCTCGAGCTGCGTGGGAGGATCGCCGACCTGGTGCTGGTAGTCCTCCGGATCGTGCCCCCCGTAGAAGGTGAAGGTCCCGTTGCCGTAGTTGCCGTGGATGTATCTCACCTCGTCCTGTCCGGGCACCTCGGCGAGGATGACGACCGACTTCTTGAGAAGGGACTTCCGGAAGCTGGTGGTCTGCCCCATGAAACCCCTCACGACGTTGACGTGGCACTGGGTCAGCATCGTCGGGACCGGATCCTCCTTCGCGGAGAAGTCGAAGAGGTTGAAGAAGTCATTGTCCTGGCCCCGGAGAGAGGCCTCGCGGGTCATGTCGATGTCGGAGTACTCGTAGACGAGGGGGTTCATCTCAAGCCTGTAATCGGTGAACGCAAGGCCGCGCGAGGGATCGAGCTTGCGCTCGCAGCCCGCCTCGGGCGCGTCGCCGTCGTAGACCGAGTCGACGATGTCGACTCCGTCGGCCGCGAGGGCGATGTCGAAACTGTCGGTCGCCGAGCACATCGAGAAGACGAAGCCGCCTTGCGCGATGTACTCCTTGATCCTCCCGGCGACCGCGTGCTTGAGTTGCCACACCTTTCGGTAACCGTTCTTCGCTGCTTCCTTCTCGTTCATGCGGACCTGCTCGATGTACCAGGGCGCGCTGTGGTAGGAGGCGTAGAACTTGCCGTACTGGCCGGTGAAGTCCTCATGATGGAGGTGAAGCCAGTCATAGCGCGGCAGGACCCCGCCCAGAACCTCCTCGTCCCAGAGCTTGTCGTAAGGGATCTCGGCGTACTCCAGGGCGAGAACGACCGCGTCGTCCCACGGATCATCGGAGGGAGGCACGTAGACGGCGATCGTCGGAGCCTTCTCGAGAAGCACCACTTCCATGTTCGATTTCTCTATCTCGTCGAGGATCGCGACCGCCTCCGCCCCGCCCTTCTCCTCCCACGCGACGCCCGCGAGGGCACAGTCCCTGCGAGTGGCCTCCTCATCGTCCATGAGGAACGATCCGCCCCGGTAGTTCAGGAGCCACTCCAGCTCCTCTCCGCGCTGGAGAGCGTGGTAGGCGACCCCGTAGGCCATCAGGTGATTCGTCTGAGCGAGATCCATCGGGATCAGGATCCGCGCGCCGGCGGATGTCAGGGGCATCGCCGCGCAAAGGACAGCCCACAGAACCGATCGCCTCATGCCCGCCCCTCCTTCGCTCGCGGCTCATCGAGAGAGCCCGTCCGCCGCAGTTTCTGCAGGAGGCTCCTGACCTCGAGAGCCTCGTAGCTGCGGGGAAACCGCACGAGCAGATCCTCGTAGCGTCGGATGACAGCCTCCGACTCCCCATCGCGCTCGCGCATCCTGTCGGCCACCGCTCGCAGGACCCCCGCGGCCATTCCTCCGTCCGGATAGCGCGCAGCCAGCGTGTCGGCACGCGCCGCCGCTTCCTCCAGTCGGCCGAGGTCGAGCAGCGAGAGGCCCTCCTCGCGCAGGATGTCCTGCGCCGCCTCGCATCCATCGCACGCCCGCGACGCTTCCTCGCAAATCTCCAGGGCGCGGGAGTGCTGGCCGATCCTGCGCTGGTAGGCGATCTGGCCCAGGGCGGCCAGTGGAACGGCGCCGGCCTCCCCCACGCGGGAGAGCAGGAGAAGCCTCTCAAGGGCGTCGTTGACGCGGTCCCCTCCGGCGAAGTCCCGCGTCATCCTCTCGTAGCCTCCCTGCGCCTCCTCGATCTTGCCCGCGTAGAAGAGGACCTCCGCTTGCTGAAAGGCAGCTTCTTCTCTGCTGACCGGATCGGCGGCGATATCCTCGATCCTCTTGCAGACGGCGACAACGTCCTCGTAGCGGCCCATTCGCAGTCGCGTCTCCGCAAGGGCGACGAGCGCCTGGCCGAGCAGCCTGCCCCGCTCCGATCCACGGGTCTTCTCGAGCACGGCGATCAGATCCTCCTGCGCCGCCGCCCCGGACTCGAAGTCCCTGAGATCGCGGACGAGGACGTCGGCGCGGTCCTTGAGGGACATGCGCGCGAGAGCCCCCTCGGGCGAGGCCTTGACCGCGTCATCGAAGGCGGCGACCGCCTCGCGATGCCGTCCGGCGCGGCGCAGCGCGGAAGCCTTGAGGTAGAGCGCTTCCTGGGCCGGATCGTCGCCGAGCCCGGCCGCGACCGCCGCCTCCGCGAAGGCCACGACCTGGGCCTCAGTCCCCTTCTGGGCGATCCGCCGCAGCTGCTCCAGCAGAGTGAGGCCCCGCCCCTCGCGCGCGCGGTCGAGGGCGCGCGCCTCCTCGAGCGCCTCCGCGTCCTTGCCGAAAGAGAGCAGCGAGGAGATAAGGAGTTCGGGGAGGTTCTGCGCCTCCGGCCTCGTCCTGATCTCCTTGCGCAGGGCCGGAACGACCCAGTTCCCGGCGGAGTCGGCCACGATGAGCGACTCCAGCTCGTCCCGCACCCATTCGCTGTGAGCCGCTCCCCCGCGGTCGATCTCGAGACAGAGATCGAAGGCCGCCTTCGCGTCGCCCGCTTCCCTGCTCGCTCTCTGCAGCTCGACCAGCATCGGAGTCGGGTCCTCGCCCCGCTCCCGGCAGGCGTCGATCTCGCCCTGGTAGAGAGCGCGCGCCTCGCCGAACCGGCCGAGCTTCCGCAGGCAGGTTCCACGCAGCAGCTTCGCCGCCTCCGCATGCTGCCCCGTGAGATTCCCCTCGGAGAGGCGCGCGAGCGCCTCCTCGTGCTTCCCGTCGCGGATCAGGAGCTGAGCCTCGCGGATCAAGCGCTTCTGCCGCTGGATCTCCCCCGCCTGGGCGGCCGGCGGCTGCGGGTTGGCGGGAACTCCGCTTCCCCGCTGCGCGGCGGCGCCATCATGCGAGGCCAGGAAGAGAAGAAGGAGGAGAGCCGCGATCCTCATCGCGAGCCCTCCGTCAGGGCGCGGAAGTACTCTTCCACGAGCCGGCGGAAGTCGCCCGGGATGGGATCCTGCGAGCCGCGCAGGATTCCGCGCCGGATCTGCTCCCTCTGCGACAGGCCCCGCGCGATCGGAGAGGGAGAGGCCGGATCGAGAGGATCGACTCCCGTGCGCGAGCGGCGCTGCTCCTCGAAGTCCTGTCGCCTCAAGCTGCGCTGCGCGGTCAGA
The Candidatus Eisenbacteria bacterium genome window above contains:
- a CDS encoding HAD-IA family hydrolase; its protein translation is MIRAILFDLDNTLTDFMKMKEASVEAAIEGMIDMGLPMTREQARERILAIYDREGIEYQNVFDGFLKETTGACSPSILAAAIVGYRRVRDSYLVLYPHVRRTLTELLRRSLRLAVISDAPALQAWLRLHHLALHHLFEFVITFDDTGLRKPSPAGFQKALELLEMRPHEVLMVGDWPERDMVGAARLGIKTVFARYGDTKGVVESGADHEIDDIQQLVGIVDRLNGNRPGSASGSE
- a CDS encoding asparagine synthetase B translates to MRRSVLWAVLCAAMPLTSAGARILIPMDLAQTNHLMAYGVAYHALQRGEELEWLLNYRGGSFLMDDEEATRRDCALAGVAWEEKGGAEAVAILDEIEKSNMEVVLLEKAPTIAVYVPPSDDPWDDAVVLALEYAEIPYDKLWDEEVLGGVLPRYDWLHLHHEDFTGQYGKFYASYHSAPWYIEQVRMNEKEAAKNGYRKVWQLKHAVAGRIKEYIAQGGFVFSMCSATDSFDIALAADGVDIVDSVYDGDAPEAGCERKLDPSRGLAFTDYRLEMNPLVYEYSDIDMTREASLRGQDNDFFNLFDFSAKEDPVPTMLTQCHVNVVRGFMGQTTSFRKSLLKKSVVILAEVPGQDEVRYIHGNYGNGTFTFYGGHDPEDYQHQVGDPPTQLELHPGSPGYRLILNNILFPAAKKQERKT
- a CDS encoding glutamine synthetase is translated as MNPPIERKQDLLRYVTEHDVKIINLWFVDIQGMLKSIGITPSQLEEILEEGLGFDGSSVEGFARIYESDLIAVPDLRTFQPLPWRVDGHLSARMICDIMNPDRTPYAGDPRHVLRRNLARAKDLGFDFNVGPELEYFYLKSPELADAVDSAGYFDLIPDDLGTELRHHTIEALQSMGIDVEAGHHEVAPSQHEIDLKYTEAGRMADATVTYRYIVKLAARRGGVYATFMPKPLFGQNGSGMHVHQSLFKGGQNVFFDAQDPHHLSRLGRSYMAGLMKHAKEICVVTNQWVNSYKRLVPGYEAPAYVAWGNRNRSALVRVPMYKPGKEKATRIEYRCPDPACNPYLVFAVMLAAGLKGIEEGYALPSPVEEDIFMMSSAEKAARGIETLPDSLNAAVEAAEQSDLMREALGEHVFTKFIENKKLEWDQYRIQVTGYEIGRYLPIL
- a CDS encoding class II aldolase/adducin family protein, translating into MAWRPTCLRRRGASGSWRRRRSQSVCRPRGELFRDFGAVMFADPAIRRLADEMRRVGRLLGARGILVADDGNLSVRCPDGSILITARGVRKDRLRRRDLVRIDARGEGIDGEALPSTELGLHLEVYARRPDVGAIVHAHPPCATGFAIARVRLSQDCLAEAALALGPVPVVPFSAPGTEEVAEAVRPFLAGHQALLLAHHGAVVFGADLESACRRMERLELVARAVVAAGLIGEPRCLSREQLEELNLKLERDYSI
- a CDS encoding NAD(P)H-hydrate dehydratase — its product is MYLLCAAEMRECDRRTIETHGVPGPTLMERAGEGIYREIRRRFDRLNRRRIWIVCGRGNNGGDGLVLARLLHDAGYNPRVFVLGPPEKAGADARLQIDPLIARGIPLEPIGGDPPPGFGDLTSEDLLIDAILGTGFRGRLEPELARLIREMNRSRATIVAVDIPSGLSADTGAIEGEAIHARLTVTMGFPKRSFVFWPARGQVGEWVAVDIGIPSEVMEEVAPAAELIAPSEVAASIPFFPGDAHKGVRGRLVIAGGSPGLTGAPALAALAALRAGAGLVRVATPRSLNPILEAKLTEPMTFPMEETEARTLSPKGVRFLRSLASEWDALVLGPGLGRNRGTDRLVRDLYASWEGPLLVDADGLNALAAGPLPASRAGLPARVLTPHPGEMARLTATSIREILADPIGTARSFASRHGVVLVLKGAPTVIAGPRGPALVNTTGNPGLATGGSGDVLSGIIGTLLAQRLEPLSAAMCGVHLHGLAADLLASEGGERVVAPAEVAERLPAAWRTLPRLRGRDVR